The Aeromicrobium senzhongii genome includes a window with the following:
- a CDS encoding MCE family protein, with product MITQRVKVQLAVFLVGTLVAMTYIGINYAHVDRLFGSGYTVTVQMAESGGIFTTADVTYRGVSVGRVTDMWLDGDGVKVEVRVDPGAPDIPADTDVVIASRSAVGEQFLDFQPRTDRGPFLDDDSVIARERTQVPVDTRTLLSNVSDLLGSVDNEDLSTVITELGAAFEGSSQDLRTIIDSSNSFITEADQKYEVTAALIKNSTTVLQTQVDSQNDIRAFAKNLRALSTAVRSSDQDLRQVIDSGAPTATTLRALIDENGDDIAALLDDAITVNSVVRANLPGVRGVLVIAPYGVESAFSIIAKDSRTGQFAARMSLSLQPENSPCLKGYQPESKQRTPYDRTVERWDRSFACAQKLERGSRTSGTTASSSSAEADGGVVLGTYDVATKQLVEGDETSTIPPALDLGEESWKWMMLGPAVAR from the coding sequence ATGATCACCCAGCGCGTCAAGGTCCAGTTGGCCGTCTTCCTTGTCGGCACGCTCGTGGCGATGACCTACATCGGGATCAACTACGCCCACGTCGACCGCCTCTTCGGCAGCGGATACACCGTGACCGTCCAGATGGCCGAGTCCGGCGGCATCTTCACGACCGCTGACGTCACCTACCGCGGCGTCAGCGTCGGCCGCGTCACCGACATGTGGCTCGACGGCGACGGCGTGAAGGTCGAGGTGCGGGTCGATCCGGGTGCCCCGGACATCCCCGCCGACACCGACGTCGTCATCGCGAGCCGCTCGGCCGTCGGTGAGCAGTTCCTGGACTTCCAGCCGCGCACGGACCGCGGCCCGTTCCTCGACGACGACTCCGTCATCGCGCGCGAGCGCACCCAGGTGCCCGTCGACACGCGGACGCTGCTGTCGAACGTCAGCGATCTCCTGGGGTCGGTGGACAACGAGGACCTCAGCACCGTGATCACCGAGTTGGGCGCCGCGTTCGAGGGCTCGTCGCAGGACCTGCGGACCATCATCGACTCGTCCAACTCCTTCATCACCGAGGCCGACCAGAAGTACGAGGTCACGGCGGCGCTGATCAAGAACTCGACGACCGTCCTGCAGACGCAGGTGGACTCGCAGAACGACATCCGCGCCTTCGCCAAGAACCTGCGCGCCCTGTCGACGGCCGTGCGCTCGTCCGACCAGGACCTGCGCCAGGTGATCGACTCCGGTGCGCCGACGGCCACGACCCTGCGGGCCCTCATCGACGAGAACGGCGACGACATCGCGGCTCTGCTCGACGACGCGATCACCGTGAACTCGGTGGTCCGTGCCAATCTGCCCGGCGTCCGCGGCGTGCTGGTCATCGCGCCCTACGGTGTCGAGAGCGCCTTCTCGATCATCGCGAAGGACTCGCGGACGGGGCAGTTCGCCGCCCGGATGAGCCTGTCCCTGCAGCCCGAGAACTCGCCGTGCCTGAAGGGCTACCAGCCCGAGTCCAAGCAGCGCACCCCCTACGACCGCACGGTCGAGAGGTGGGACCGCTCGTTCGCCTGTGCGCAGAAGCTGGAGCGCGGGTCGCGGACGTCTGGCACGACCGCGTCGTCCTCATCCGCCGAAGCCGATGGCGGCGTCGTCCTGGGCACGTACGATGTGGCGACGAAGCAGCTGGTGGAGGGCGACGAGACCTCGACGATCCCCCCGGCGCTCGATCTCGGCGAGGAGTCGTGGAAGTGGATGATGCTCGGTCCCGCGGTGGCGCGGTGA
- a CDS encoding MCE family protein — MITGLRARHALVAIVAPIALVSGCVSSVGDLPLPGGADLGDDPYTVVIEFQDVLDLVPQSAVKVNDVSVGRVTKVELDGWRAKVTVKVNGDVELPDQSVASIRQTSILGEKFVSLAPPEDGGGDTGRLGDGDVIPLARSGNAPEIEQVLAAMSLVLNGGALGKAQVISRELNTALSGREADVRTLVRRLDEFIAVADDSKGDIVAAIEQIDRLAKNTNDQKQAIDAALDDLPAALRTVNEQRANLVKMLEALSKLGAVGSDVIVKSKEAVVADLKALAPILDALGSAGDALVTSLEVLPTFPFPDALVGRTPEEANAYQMGDYMNVSIDFNTDFSTTIGLMTEAERAALKEALREDSVAGVMAGTVVAP, encoded by the coding sequence ATGATCACCGGACTGCGAGCCCGGCACGCCCTGGTGGCCATCGTGGCGCCGATCGCCCTCGTCTCGGGCTGCGTCTCCAGCGTGGGCGACCTGCCCTTGCCCGGCGGCGCCGACCTCGGCGACGACCCGTACACCGTCGTGATCGAGTTCCAGGACGTCCTCGACCTGGTGCCGCAGAGCGCCGTCAAGGTCAACGACGTCTCCGTCGGCCGCGTCACCAAGGTCGAGCTCGACGGGTGGCGCGCGAAGGTCACGGTCAAGGTCAACGGCGACGTCGAGCTGCCCGACCAGTCCGTGGCGTCGATCCGCCAGACGTCCATCCTGGGCGAGAAGTTCGTCTCGCTCGCTCCGCCCGAGGACGGCGGCGGCGATACGGGCCGACTGGGCGACGGCGACGTGATCCCGCTGGCGCGCTCGGGCAACGCACCCGAGATCGAGCAGGTCCTGGCCGCGATGTCGCTCGTGCTCAACGGCGGTGCCCTTGGCAAGGCCCAGGTCATCAGCCGCGAGCTGAACACCGCCCTGTCGGGCCGCGAGGCCGACGTCCGCACGCTGGTGCGCCGCCTCGACGAGTTCATCGCCGTGGCCGACGACTCCAAGGGAGACATCGTCGCGGCGATCGAGCAGATCGACCGCCTGGCCAAGAACACCAACGACCAGAAGCAGGCCATCGACGCCGCGCTGGACGACCTGCCGGCCGCGCTGCGGACGGTCAACGAGCAGCGCGCCAATCTGGTCAAGATGCTCGAGGCCCTGTCCAAGCTCGGCGCCGTCGGGTCGGACGTCATCGTCAAGAGCAAGGAAGCCGTCGTGGCCGACCTCAAGGCCCTCGCGCCGATCCTGGACGCCCTCGGATCGGCGGGCGACGCGTTGGTCACCTCCCTCGAGGTGCTGCCCACCTTCCCGTTCCCGGACGCGCTCGTCGGCCGGACGCCCGAAGAGGCGAACGCCTACCAGATGGGCGACTACATGAACGTCTCGATCGACTTCAACACCGACTTCTCCACGACGATCGGACTCATGACCGAGGCGGAGCGCGCGGCCCTCAAGGAGGCGCTGCGCGAGGACTCGGTGGCCGGCGTCATGGCCGGGACGGTGGTCGCGCCATGA
- a CDS encoding MCE family protein — protein sequence MTIAVAVVCLAVVAAAAFVVLSRANENVVTVDFDRTVSLYEGSSVRILGVTVGTVEKITPRGQNVRARIAWDADYEVPADVKAVIVSPSVVGDRFVQLTPAYTGGAKLEDGAHLDQSRTATPTELDDTYAALDRVATTLGPKGINEDGTLSDLVANSADNLDGKGAEIRESIAALAKLTKTVDGNKTELFTSVEKIERFVSALEANDQSVRDFNTSLAGVSGVLADEGDDLQLAVAELATALQQVQSYVSENRTALRKNVKGLSRVTNSLAKQRKDLNKILDQGPKALSNLALAYNPTTGTLDSRASVKGSIDRKFSVLTEADIVVGYCGLASDQNPKYEEACYALQDVLAWLAANAPGAKPSSAAAEGAPAEEADPVSTDPLAEVMGVS from the coding sequence GTGACGATCGCCGTGGCGGTCGTGTGTCTGGCCGTCGTCGCCGCGGCGGCGTTCGTCGTCCTGTCACGTGCGAACGAGAACGTCGTCACCGTCGACTTCGACCGCACGGTCTCGCTGTACGAGGGGTCCAGCGTCCGCATCCTGGGCGTCACGGTCGGCACGGTCGAGAAGATCACGCCGCGCGGCCAGAACGTCCGCGCGCGGATCGCCTGGGACGCGGACTACGAGGTGCCGGCTGACGTCAAGGCCGTCATCGTGTCGCCCTCGGTGGTCGGCGACCGCTTCGTCCAGCTGACGCCCGCGTACACCGGTGGCGCGAAGCTCGAGGACGGCGCCCACCTCGACCAGTCGCGGACGGCGACCCCCACCGAGCTCGACGACACCTACGCCGCCCTCGACCGCGTCGCCACCACGTTGGGGCCGAAGGGGATCAACGAGGACGGCACCCTCAGCGACCTGGTGGCCAACTCGGCCGACAACCTCGACGGCAAGGGTGCCGAGATCCGCGAGAGCATCGCGGCGCTGGCGAAGCTGACCAAGACGGTCGACGGCAACAAGACCGAGCTCTTCACCTCCGTCGAGAAGATCGAGCGCTTCGTCTCGGCGCTGGAGGCCAACGACCAGAGTGTCCGCGACTTCAACACGAGTCTCGCCGGGGTCTCGGGCGTCCTGGCCGACGAGGGCGACGACCTGCAGTTGGCCGTCGCAGAGCTGGCGACCGCGCTGCAGCAGGTCCAGTCCTACGTGTCCGAGAACCGCACGGCCCTGCGCAAGAACGTCAAGGGTCTCTCGCGCGTCACCAACTCCTTGGCCAAGCAGCGCAAGGACCTCAACAAGATCCTCGACCAGGGCCCGAAGGCGCTGTCCAACCTCGCGCTCGCTTACAACCCCACGACCGGCACGCTCGACTCTCGCGCCTCAGTCAAGGGCTCCATAGACCGGAAGTTCTCCGTGTTGACGGAGGCCGACATCGTCGTCGGCTATTGCGGTCTGGCGAGCGATCAGAACCCCAAGTACGAAGAGGCGTGTTACGCGCTCCAGGACGTCCTGGCCTGGCTCGCCGCCAACGCGCCGGGTGCCAAGCCCTCGTCGGCTGCAGCCGAGGGGGCACCGGCCGAGGAGGCCGACCCGGTCTCGACCGACCCGCTGGCCGAAGTGATGGGGGTGTCGTGA
- a CDS encoding MCE family protein, whose protein sequence is MPLTMKPFRDRNAAAVGAVALLLIALVLAVASQASSLPVIGGGAKYAAEFTEVGGLKKGDDVRLAGVRVGEVSSLDLRGDKVRVTFRMKKDRERLGSQTGASVRIKSLLGTMYVSLEPEGPGTLEKGAVIPASRTKPPYDIVQAFSGLTETTQEIDQDQLAQALKTVSEVAAKTPEEFREAVTNVTALSNNLAERDQEIEALLKNIDGISGVLADRNAEFIKLFEDGTVLFDALTARRDAIHQVLVSVTAMSDEIDKLVVDTRDDLKPALNRLAGVVKVLRQNEANIEAAIAQLPAYYAMVANNGANGPWLDSYIYNLLSILGVPGGL, encoded by the coding sequence ATGCCGCTGACCATGAAGCCGTTCCGCGACCGGAACGCGGCCGCCGTCGGAGCCGTCGCGCTGCTGCTGATCGCCCTGGTGCTCGCCGTCGCCAGCCAGGCCTCGAGCCTGCCGGTGATCGGCGGGGGAGCGAAGTACGCCGCCGAGTTCACCGAGGTGGGCGGTCTCAAGAAGGGCGACGACGTCCGCCTCGCGGGCGTCCGCGTCGGCGAGGTCTCCAGCCTCGACCTGCGCGGAGACAAGGTGCGGGTCACCTTCCGGATGAAGAAGGACCGCGAGCGACTCGGCAGCCAGACCGGCGCCTCGGTCCGGATCAAGTCCCTGCTCGGCACGATGTACGTCAGTCTCGAGCCCGAGGGTCCCGGCACGCTGGAGAAGGGCGCGGTCATCCCCGCCTCACGCACCAAGCCCCCGTACGACATCGTCCAGGCGTTCTCGGGGCTCACCGAGACCACGCAGGAGATCGACCAGGACCAGCTCGCCCAGGCGCTGAAGACCGTCAGCGAGGTGGCCGCCAAGACGCCCGAGGAGTTCCGCGAGGCGGTCACGAACGTGACGGCCCTGTCCAACAACCTCGCCGAGCGGGACCAGGAGATCGAGGCGCTCCTCAAGAACATCGACGGCATCTCCGGTGTGCTGGCCGACCGGAACGCCGAGTTCATCAAGCTGTTCGAGGACGGCACCGTGCTGTTCGACGCGCTGACGGCGCGCCGCGACGCGATCCACCAGGTGCTGGTCAGCGTCACGGCCATGTCGGACGAGATCGACAAGCTGGTCGTCGACACCCGCGACGACCTGAAGCCGGCGCTGAACCGCCTGGCCGGTGTGGTCAAGGTCCTGCGCCAGAACGAGGCCAACATCGAGGCCGCGATCGCGCAGCTGCCCGCGTACTACGCGATGGTCGCCAACAACGGCGCCAACGGGCCGTGGTTGGACTCCTACATCTACAACCTGCTGAGCATCCTCGGCGTCCCGGGAGGTCTGTGA
- a CDS encoding MCE family protein, with amino-acid sequence MSRTGFDRRTTIAFTKLMAFLVITGVMTALLAAVIGNASFDRTHEYKAVFTDVTSLVEGDDVRIAGVRVGNVADVRVRSGSTAEVTFRVDSDITLTQSTEATLRYRNMIGQRYLALAEGTDGPAGRLKPGQTVGLDRTTPALDLTDLFGGFQPLFEALSPEDTNQLAYELIQVFQGESGTVESLLSHTASLTGTLAERDELIGSVIDNLTVVLTSFNERDDELSTAISTLQQLITGLKDDRGVLTGSLDDIATLTGETAGLLKESRPALTADIKNLRRVTDKVGTKKALRDLDNTLGVLPIKIDRIGRTGEYGSFFSFFVCDVGVNGELPSLSGVPGWEKKRPFKTTKRVTVTGPGASRCR; translated from the coding sequence ATGAGTAGGACGGGATTCGACCGCCGCACCACGATCGCCTTCACGAAGCTCATGGCGTTCCTCGTGATCACCGGCGTCATGACGGCCCTGTTGGCGGCCGTCATCGGCAACGCCTCGTTCGACCGCACGCACGAGTACAAGGCGGTGTTCACCGACGTGACCAGCCTCGTCGAGGGTGACGACGTCCGCATCGCCGGTGTCCGCGTCGGCAACGTCGCCGACGTCCGGGTGCGATCGGGCTCCACCGCCGAGGTGACGTTCCGCGTGGACTCCGACATCACGCTGACCCAGAGCACCGAGGCCACCCTGCGCTACCGCAACATGATCGGTCAGCGTTACCTGGCGCTGGCCGAGGGCACCGACGGTCCCGCCGGTCGACTGAAGCCCGGCCAGACGGTCGGCCTCGACCGGACCACGCCGGCGCTCGACCTGACCGACCTGTTCGGCGGCTTCCAGCCGTTGTTCGAGGCGCTGTCGCCGGAGGACACCAACCAGCTGGCCTACGAGCTGATCCAGGTCTTCCAGGGCGAGAGCGGAACCGTCGAGAGCCTGTTGTCGCACACCGCGTCGCTGACCGGCACCCTCGCCGAGCGCGACGAGCTCATCGGCTCGGTCATCGACAACCTCACCGTCGTCCTGACCTCGTTCAACGAGCGCGACGACGAGCTGTCGACGGCGATCTCGACCCTGCAGCAGCTCATCACCGGACTGAAGGACGACCGCGGCGTGCTCACAGGATCACTCGACGACATCGCGACCCTGACCGGCGAGACCGCCGGCCTGCTGAAGGAGTCGCGACCGGCGCTCACCGCCGACATCAAGAACCTGCGCCGCGTGACCGACAAGGTCGGCACGAAGAAGGCGCTCCGCGACCTCGACAACACGCTGGGCGTCCTGCCGATCAAGATCGACCGGATCGGCCGCACGGGCGAGTACGGCTCGTTCTTCAGCTTCTTCGTGTGCGACGTGGGCGTCAACGGCGAGCTGCCGTCGCTCAGCGGCGTCCCGGGCTGGGAGAAGAAGCGACCCTTCAAGACGACGAAGCGCGTCACCGTGACCGGGCCGGGGGCGAGCCGATGCCGCTGA
- a CDS encoding MCE family protein, which translates to MARVPTLEKPAVVRALGVVMIGLIVACVFLTYAMFTKLFSDDVPVTIRSNGVGLQLNRNADVKLRGVIVGRVERISSEKGEAVIHLKIDPDQQSVIPSDVQAFVTPKTLFGEKFIDLQPVAQSSGTPIRAGDEIVQAALPTEVEKLLADLDPLLTALNPTDLSFVLTALSDALSGEGESVGQTLETLSAYMQKMTPLADDIVKDITLLGETADTYADAMPDIGQTLRNAVVTGNTLTARRAQLQTLFTETAAFATSAEQLVDRSGQDFITLSRDSQPTLDLLARYSPTIECVLKGIDRLKPAIDNTFRDKRAHVSIEFAARSPRTYAGGDSPRVPAASGGPSSVMPSCATLPKTPYSGKRPSPGMSDGLMGQLGVGDDLGKTSPLSTPSVAGPAGSEIERQQIQAIVASATGVEPGDVPDIAQPLFGPVLRGAEVSLG; encoded by the coding sequence ATGGCGCGCGTCCCCACCCTCGAGAAGCCGGCCGTCGTCCGCGCCCTGGGCGTCGTGATGATCGGCCTGATCGTCGCGTGCGTGTTCCTGACGTACGCGATGTTCACCAAGCTGTTCTCCGACGACGTCCCGGTCACGATCCGCAGCAACGGGGTCGGCCTGCAGCTCAACCGCAACGCCGACGTCAAGCTGCGCGGTGTGATCGTCGGCCGCGTCGAGCGCATCAGCTCCGAGAAGGGCGAGGCGGTGATCCACCTCAAGATCGATCCCGACCAGCAGAGCGTGATCCCGTCGGACGTCCAGGCGTTCGTCACCCCCAAGACGCTGTTCGGCGAGAAGTTCATCGACCTGCAGCCGGTCGCACAGTCGTCGGGCACCCCGATCCGTGCCGGTGACGAGATCGTCCAGGCGGCGCTGCCCACCGAGGTCGAGAAGCTGCTCGCCGACCTCGACCCGCTCTTGACGGCGTTGAACCCCACCGACCTGTCGTTCGTGCTCACGGCGTTGTCCGACGCGCTGTCCGGCGAGGGCGAGTCGGTCGGTCAGACCCTCGAGACGTTGTCGGCGTACATGCAGAAGATGACCCCGCTGGCCGACGACATCGTCAAGGACATCACCTTGCTGGGCGAGACGGCCGACACCTACGCCGACGCGATGCCCGACATCGGTCAGACGCTGCGCAACGCCGTCGTCACGGGCAACACCCTGACCGCGCGCCGCGCCCAGCTGCAGACGCTGTTCACCGAGACCGCGGCCTTCGCGACGTCCGCCGAGCAGCTCGTCGACCGCTCGGGTCAGGACTTCATCACCCTGTCGCGCGACTCCCAGCCCACGCTCGACCTCCTCGCCCGCTACTCGCCGACGATCGAGTGCGTCCTCAAGGGCATCGACCGCCTCAAGCCGGCCATCGACAACACCTTCCGCGACAAGCGCGCGCACGTCTCGATCGAGTTCGCGGCGCGCTCCCCGCGGACGTACGCCGGTGGCGACTCGCCCCGCGTGCCCGCGGCCAGTGGCGGGCCCAGCTCCGTCATGCCCAGTTGCGCGACGCTGCCCAAGACCCCGTACTCGGGCAAGCGGCCGTCGCCGGGCATGAGCGACGGGCTGATGGGCCAGCTCGGGGTCGGTGACGACCTCGGCAAGACGTCGCCGTTGTCCACACCGTCGGTCGCCGGCCCGGCGGGCAGCGAGATCGAGCGCCAGCAGATCCAGGCCATCGTGGCCTCGGCGACGGGCGTCGAGCCCGGTGACGTGCCCGACATCGCCCAGCCCTTGTTCGGTCCGGTGCTGCGTGGCGCGGAGGTGAGCCTCGGATGA
- a CDS encoding MlaE family ABC transporter permease, whose product MTRVYGAPLSALDNLGLQLAFYLRTIAWMPRVITRYPREIMRLLSEVTFGRGSLAVIGGTVGVITAMSFFTGVEVGMQGHSALEQLGTSAFAGFFSAYFNTREIAPLVAGIALAATVGCGFTAQLGAMRISEEVDALETMAIPSLPYLVTTRVLAGMIAIIPLYMLGLLSSYFATRITITAIYGQSSGTYDHYFSLFLPPEDVLWSFFKVLVFAALVILIHCYYGYYASGGPVGVGVAVGRAVRTSIVVINVADLMMSMAIWGTTTTVRLAG is encoded by the coding sequence GTGACACGCGTGTACGGCGCGCCCCTGAGCGCCCTCGACAATCTCGGCCTGCAACTGGCCTTCTACCTGCGCACGATCGCGTGGATGCCGCGCGTCATCACGCGCTACCCGCGCGAGATCATGCGGCTGCTGTCGGAGGTCACCTTCGGTCGCGGCTCCCTGGCGGTCATCGGCGGCACGGTGGGCGTCATCACCGCGATGTCGTTCTTCACCGGCGTCGAGGTGGGCATGCAGGGCCACAGCGCCCTCGAGCAACTGGGCACCAGCGCCTTCGCGGGCTTCTTCTCGGCGTACTTCAACACCCGCGAGATCGCCCCGCTCGTGGCGGGCATCGCCCTGGCGGCCACGGTCGGCTGCGGCTTCACGGCGCAGCTGGGCGCCATGCGGATCTCCGAGGAGGTCGACGCGCTCGAGACGATGGCGATCCCGTCGCTGCCGTACCTGGTCACCACCCGCGTGCTGGCCGGCATGATCGCGATCATCCCGCTGTACATGCTCGGCCTGCTGTCGTCCTACTTCGCCACGCGGATCACCATCACCGCGATCTACGGGCAGAGCTCTGGCACGTACGACCACTACTTCAGCCTCTTCCTGCCACCGGAGGACGTGCTCTGGTCGTTCTTCAAGGTGCTGGTGTTCGCCGCGCTGGTCATCTTGATCCACTGCTACTACGGCTACTACGCCAGCGGCGGCCCCGTCGGCGTCGGCGTGGCCGTGGGCCGCGCGGTGCGCACGTCGATCGTGGTCATCAACGTCGCCGACCTGATGATGTCGATGGCGATCTGGGGCACCACCACGACCGTGAGGCTGGCCGGCTGA
- a CDS encoding MlaE family ABC transporter permease, protein MVKFLTGPLSTAGNLFAFGADVLLAVFRRPFQFREFVQQAWFIASVTIIPIALVAIPFGAVVALQTGSLVQQFGAQSFVGSAAVLAVLREAAPIATALLVAGAGGSAIAADLGARKIREELDAMMVLGIDPIQRLVVPRVLACMLVAVFLNGLVSVVGVLGGYIFNVVLQGGTPGAYLASFTALAQTPDLYQGMAKALVFGLIAAIVSTYMGMHADGGPQGVGQAVMESVVITFLLLFMANFVMSALYFQLVPSKAL, encoded by the coding sequence ATGGTCAAGTTCCTGACGGGACCCCTCTCCACCGCGGGCAATCTCTTCGCCTTCGGGGCCGACGTGCTGCTCGCCGTGTTCAGGCGGCCGTTTCAGTTCCGTGAGTTCGTCCAGCAGGCCTGGTTCATCGCCTCGGTCACGATCATCCCGATCGCGTTGGTCGCGATCCCCTTCGGTGCCGTCGTGGCGTTGCAGACCGGCAGCCTGGTCCAGCAGTTCGGTGCCCAGTCGTTCGTCGGCTCCGCCGCGGTGCTCGCGGTGCTGCGCGAGGCGGCCCCCATCGCGACCGCCCTGCTGGTGGCCGGTGCCGGCGGCTCGGCGATCGCCGCCGACCTCGGCGCCCGCAAGATCCGCGAGGAGCTCGACGCGATGATGGTGCTGGGCATCGACCCCATCCAGCGGCTCGTCGTGCCCCGGGTGCTGGCCTGCATGCTCGTGGCGGTCTTCCTCAACGGACTGGTCAGCGTCGTCGGCGTGCTGGGCGGCTACATCTTCAACGTCGTGCTCCAGGGCGGAACGCCCGGCGCGTATCTCGCGTCGTTCACCGCGTTGGCGCAGACCCCCGACCTCTACCAGGGCATGGCCAAGGCGCTCGTGTTCGGCCTGATCGCCGCGATCGTCTCCACCTACATGGGCATGCACGCCGACGGCGGCCCCCAGGGTGTGGGCCAGGCGGTCATGGAGTCGGTCGTCATCACGTTCCTGCTGCTGTTCATGGCCAACTTCGTCATGAGTGCCCTGTACTTCCAGCTCGTCCCGTCGAAGGCGTTGTGA
- a CDS encoding ABC transporter ATP-binding protein, producing the protein MGVEVRVEGLTKAFGKQTIWRDVSLSLPAGQISVMLGPSGTGKSVFLKTLIGLIKPDEGHIFIEGVDIATCSEKDLYEIRKLFGVLFQDGAMFGSMTLFDNVAFPLREHTRKSESEISDIVMEKMSMVGLVGAEDKLPGEISGGMRKRAGLARALVLEPEIILFDEPDSGLDPVRTAFINQLMVDLNAQTEATFLIVTHDINTARTVPDNIGLLYHRHLSMFGPREMLLSSEEPAVRQFLNAQTVGPIGMSEEKDADELAAEDHSTLPPLPPIPLQLFPSDGRPRATQSEPGAWCAANGVVPPAGSFLDDGSSFTVPPQTSLPGGAR; encoded by the coding sequence ATGGGTGTCGAAGTTCGAGTTGAAGGATTGACGAAGGCCTTCGGCAAGCAGACCATCTGGCGCGACGTCTCGTTGAGCCTGCCCGCCGGGCAGATCAGCGTCATGCTCGGACCCTCCGGTACCGGCAAGTCGGTGTTCCTCAAGACCTTGATCGGTCTGATCAAGCCCGACGAGGGCCACATCTTCATCGAGGGCGTCGACATCGCGACCTGCAGCGAGAAGGACCTCTACGAGATCCGCAAGCTGTTCGGGGTGCTGTTCCAGGACGGCGCGATGTTCGGCTCCATGACCCTGTTCGACAACGTGGCCTTCCCGCTGCGCGAGCACACCCGCAAGTCCGAGTCCGAGATCAGCGACATCGTCATGGAGAAGATGTCGATGGTCGGCCTGGTCGGTGCCGAGGACAAGCTCCCCGGCGAGATCTCCGGCGGTATGCGCAAGCGCGCCGGACTGGCGCGCGCCCTGGTGCTCGAGCCCGAGATCATCTTGTTCGACGAGCCCGACTCCGGCCTCGATCCCGTGCGCACCGCGTTCATCAACCAGCTCATGGTCGACCTCAACGCCCAGACCGAGGCGACGTTCCTCATCGTCACGCACGACATCAACACGGCGCGGACGGTCCCGGACAACATCGGACTGCTCTACCACCGGCACCTGTCGATGTTCGGCCCGCGCGAGATGCTCCTGTCCAGCGAGGAGCCGGCAGTGCGCCAGTTCCTCAACGCGCAGACCGTCGGCCCGATCGGCATGAGCGAGGAGAAGGACGCCGACGAGCTGGCCGCCGAGGACCACAGCACCCTGCCCCCGCTGCCGCCGATCCCGCTGCAGCTGTTCCCGTCCGACGGTCGCCCGCGCGCGACCCAGTCCGAACCGGGTGCGTGGTGCGCCGCCAACGGGGTCGTGCCGCCGGCCGGCTCGTTCCTCGACGACGGCTCCAGCTTCACCGTGCCGCCCCAGACCTCGCTGCCCGGAGGTGCCCGGTGA
- a CDS encoding DUF6801 domain-containing protein has translation MRKSASAVRRGLRFTIATGVVAAGLVQLAPTATAADAKVERVGYTCKATNSVINTSLQGPQQFYVTAETTLPESVQPGETVAATKAKLTLFLPPKLVNRLYGPMKVRQVKGGSTSDTILQAVAPGAGLLETRKEPVRNLVVKNWVDLRPDQEVAIVAEGDVSAVPVPQVDGGNGLIYVQMPPQFVLHSEMNPPVIGAIDKADLNCIRDKSDAASRVIGTIKIGAGCSETECPLPAADANPTNPGGDGDTPGDGSGTDPEVIEPGEPVPVTQIDGYNDDNYGVSPADAASGGGSYRTTELPATGSPFGPGLLGVFGALVLARIALVLRSRRRRA, from the coding sequence ATGCGCAAGAGCGCCTCAGCAGTACGTCGAGGACTTCGGTTCACCATCGCCACCGGCGTGGTCGCCGCAGGACTGGTGCAGCTGGCACCCACCGCCACCGCGGCTGACGCCAAGGTCGAGCGGGTCGGGTACACCTGCAAGGCGACGAACTCCGTCATCAACACCTCGCTCCAGGGCCCGCAGCAGTTCTACGTCACCGCCGAGACCACGCTGCCCGAGAGCGTGCAGCCCGGCGAGACGGTCGCGGCCACGAAGGCCAAGCTGACCCTCTTCCTCCCGCCCAAGCTGGTCAACCGGCTGTACGGGCCGATGAAGGTCCGCCAGGTCAAGGGCGGTTCCACCTCCGACACCATCCTGCAGGCCGTGGCGCCCGGCGCCGGCCTGCTGGAGACGCGCAAGGAGCCGGTCCGCAACCTCGTCGTCAAGAACTGGGTGGACCTGCGCCCCGACCAGGAGGTGGCGATCGTCGCCGAGGGCGACGTCAGCGCCGTCCCCGTGCCCCAGGTCGACGGCGGCAACGGCCTGATCTACGTCCAGATGCCCCCGCAGTTCGTCCTGCACTCCGAGATGAACCCGCCGGTCATCGGCGCGATCGACAAGGCCGACCTCAACTGCATCCGCGACAAGAGCGATGCCGCCTCGCGCGTCATCGGCACCATCAAGATCGGCGCCGGCTGCAGCGAGACCGAGTGCCCGCTGCCGGCCGCGGACGCCAACCCCACCAACCCCGGCGGTGATGGCGACACCCCCGGTGACGGCAGCGGCACCGATCCGGAGGTGATCGAACCCGGCGAGCCGGTTCCCGTCACCCAGATCGACGGGTACAACGACGACAACTACGGCGTCAGCCCCGCCGACGCGGCGAGCGGCGGCGGCTCGTACCGGACGACCGAGCTCCCCGCGACGGGCTCACCGTTCGGCCCGGGCCTGCTCGGCGTGTTCGGCGCACTCGTCCTGGCGCGGATCGCGCTCGTCCTCCGGTCGCGACGTCGCAGGGCCTGA